In Legionella cardiaca, a genomic segment contains:
- a CDS encoding OsmC family protein — protein sequence MQRKGSAEWRGGLRDGSGVVSTESGVLNKTPYSFKTRFEEGQGTNPEELIAAAHAGCFSMAFSLILEGEGVKAEKIQTTATVSLEKSADGFSIPAIHLQVNAKIPNMNNEAFQRAATKAKEGCPVSKLMKATITMDASLEG from the coding sequence ATGCAACGTAAGGGATCTGCAGAATGGCGAGGAGGTTTAAGAGACGGTAGTGGTGTTGTCTCTACAGAAAGTGGTGTGCTCAATAAGACACCGTATTCTTTTAAAACTCGCTTTGAAGAAGGGCAAGGCACAAACCCCGAAGAACTCATTGCAGCAGCTCATGCTGGATGTTTTTCCATGGCTTTTTCTCTCATCTTAGAGGGCGAGGGTGTGAAAGCCGAAAAAATTCAAACTACAGCGACAGTTTCTTTAGAGAAATCTGCGGACGGTTTTTCGATTCCGGCCATTCATTTACAGGTGAATGCCAAGATACCCAACATGAATAATGAAGCATTCCAACGGGCTGCCACGAAAGCCAAAGAAGGCTGCCCCGTTTCAAAATTGATGAAAGCTACCATTACCATGGATGCAAGTCTGGAAGGTTAA